Genomic DNA from Paenibacillus sp. MBLB1832:
GGATAACGCTGAACGCGTTCCTTTATCCTCTCTTTCCTGCGCGGCTTGAACCGCACGACGCACATCGCCTGGAAGATTTGTGGATGTTTCGACAATCAGATCATAAACACTTTGATAAAAATGCTGCATAACGCTGTCTAGCTCCTCTCTCACTTACACACATAATCATGAACATTACTACTTATTATACCATACCTTTTAGGCACAGTTCGATGGTACTTAAGAGGAAAACAAGGAGATTCGCTGACATGTACAAAAGATTTGCGCTCACGGCCCTTATCAGTCTGATTGGGCTCACACTTCTGCTGACACCGCTTCAAGCGAAGCGTTCCGACACGGTTTACTATCAAGATCAAGTGGCAGTCCTGATGTATCATCACATTCATGATACGGATACGAGTTCAAGCACGATCACTTCGGTCCTTTTTCAAAATCAATTAGAAACGCTGCTCAGCAATGGCTATCATTTTATCACTTTAAACGAGTTCAAAGCCTATATGGCTGGGGCCACCGTGCCGCCAAATGCCGTGCTCGTCACCTTCGATGACGGGTACCAGAGCTTTTATACAGGGGCTTATCCGATTCTGAAAAGCTTACGCATACCCGCTGTGAACTTCGTCATCACGACCGATCTTGCTAATCCTCTGGCCTCCTACATCCCTTCGATGTCAAAGGAGCAGATCAGTGAAATGACGCATGCGACCAATTTCATCGATATCGGCTGCCACACGGACAACCTTCACCATAAGCTGCCCAATGGGGAAGCCGCGCTTGTTGGAAGGCTTGATGGCGAGGACGCTGCTGCTTATCAGCAGCGTGTGTTCACGGATGCGCAAGCCTGCGTCAGCAAGCTTGCGGGGTTGACGGATGCGCCGCTCGACGCGATGGCGTACCCGTACGGCATCACGTCGCCAGCGGCGACGGAGCAAGTGGCGAAGGCGGGCATCCGCTACGCCTTCACGATCTCGCCCGAGATGGCGACGCGCAGCGCCGATCACTTGCTCATCCCGCGGATCAACGCGGGCAGCCCCGGCATCACGCCGGAGGGGCTGCAGCGCTCGATCCAGCGCCGGGTTACGGCGCAGCCGGGCAGCGCGCCGCTGCGCG
This window encodes:
- a CDS encoding polysaccharide deacetylase family protein; the encoded protein is MYKRFALTALISLIGLTLLLTPLQAKRSDTVYYQDQVAVLMYHHIHDTDTSSSTITSVLFQNQLETLLSNGYHFITLNEFKAYMAGATVPPNAVLVTFDDGYQSFYTGAYPILKSLRIPAVNFVITTDLANPLASYIPSMSKEQISEMTHATNFIDIGCHTDNLHHKLPNGEAALVGRLDGEDAAAYQQRVFTDAQACVSKLAGLTDAPLDAMAYPYGITSPAATEQVAKAGIRYAFTISPEMATRSADHLLIPRINAGSPGITPEGLQRSIQRRVTAQPGSAPLRVDAAAAAAQLGGSASAEGGELRLRLGQQAFTLRVNAKTATREDGARVRLRQPVLREHGQVTIALDDLQALIGQPLVYTPATGKVAARVAPSVK